One Vibrio gazogenes genomic region harbors:
- a CDS encoding PTS fructose transporter subunit IIB has translation MNIVAITACTSGIAHTYIAKEKLIKAAQSLGHSIYVETQGTIGVENELRKENIAEADVVIIAADIKVSGKERFAGKRIVEVPTQLLIKSPKALINKLQEDMIPKV, from the coding sequence ATGAACATAGTCGCTATTACAGCCTGCACCTCTGGAATCGCCCACACGTATATCGCTAAAGAGAAGCTGATAAAAGCTGCACAATCTTTAGGGCATAGTATTTACGTTGAAACACAGGGAACCATCGGTGTAGAAAATGAATTAAGGAAAGAAAATATAGCTGAAGCGGATGTCGTTATTATTGCCGCCGATATAAAAGTCTCAGGAAAAGAGAGATTTGCGGGGAAACGTATTGTTGAAGTACCGACACAATTATTAATTAAATCTCCGAAGGCGTTAATAAATAAATTACAGGAAGATATGATTCCTAAAGTATAA
- a CDS encoding BglG family transcription antiterminator: protein MILSKRQKNILDHLVQEDNFITAKELSIKLNVSEKTIYREIKNIKESQSKYMDIIINHIGKGFKINYEEYINKFSNSNNNTYKKHAMSTSERREKILIYLLLSSPEKTSISRLSELYMISASSIAHDLDHIQETINDTNVKLIKTSQGTFINGDESKIRELLKNFIINIITNNDYSYDLILLQNYFLYEEIVFTKNILKYIMSENISLEEPYYINILIYIIVTIKRIKTGQYLGKINYPNNEKTKNVAIKKIASELTRKISSYTMSLLNDYEKENLYYLIYSSRFSENCNRNKFDSSNEEMECMNFTDFLIVNMVDECSAKFFDNNELRRNLMPHVRLLIMRLKHHINIHNPLLSEIRSECNLLFNSLTKIIKNSTQFNKYKNISYDEIGYLTLYFQYYYEQHLQSLNIVIVCSTGIGTSHLLKGRVLKSFPKWKIIDIIPFSKIKNIQDIENVDLILTTINIDSFDYKIPYVHVSAFINEKDIDNILKITKTLEVDDQSIL from the coding sequence TCGTGAAATAAAAAATATTAAAGAAAGTCAATCTAAATATATGGACATCATCATTAACCATATCGGTAAAGGATTTAAAATAAATTACGAAGAATATATTAACAAATTTTCTAATTCAAATAATAATACCTATAAAAAACATGCGATGTCTACGAGTGAACGGAGAGAAAAAATACTCATTTATTTATTGTTAAGCTCTCCAGAAAAAACCTCTATTTCCAGATTATCAGAATTATATATGATCAGTGCATCTTCTATTGCCCACGATCTTGACCATATACAAGAGACAATCAACGATACCAATGTGAAACTCATCAAAACAAGTCAGGGAACCTTTATTAATGGTGACGAATCAAAAATAAGAGAATTACTCAAAAATTTCATCATTAACATTATCACCAATAATGACTATAGTTATGATCTTATTTTGCTTCAAAATTATTTTCTATATGAAGAAATAGTTTTCACTAAAAACATTTTAAAATATATCATGTCAGAAAATATATCATTAGAAGAGCCCTATTACATAAACATACTAATTTATATAATTGTAACCATAAAAAGAATTAAGACAGGGCAATATTTAGGTAAAATAAATTACCCAAACAACGAGAAAACAAAAAATGTAGCCATCAAAAAAATAGCGAGTGAATTAACCAGAAAAATATCATCATATACCATGAGCCTATTAAATGATTATGAAAAAGAAAATCTATATTACCTTATTTATTCATCACGATTTTCTGAAAACTGTAACAGAAATAAATTCGACAGTTCTAATGAAGAAATGGAGTGTATGAATTTTACTGATTTTCTTATCGTCAACATGGTCGATGAATGTTCAGCTAAGTTCTTTGATAACAATGAGCTGCGTAGAAACCTTATGCCGCATGTAAGATTGTTGATCATGAGGTTGAAACATCACATCAATATCCATAACCCACTGTTGAGTGAGATCCGAAGTGAGTGTAATCTTTTATTTAATTCTTTAACAAAAATCATTAAAAACTCAACCCAGTTTAATAAATATAAAAACATCAGTTATGATGAAATCGGTTATCTCACCTTGTATTTTCAATACTATTATGAGCAACACTTGCAATCTTTGAACATTGTTATTGTTTGTTCTACAGGTATAGGAACATCTCATCTTTTAAAGGGACGGGTGTTAAAATCTTTTCCCAAATGGAAAATTATCGACATTATTCCATTTTCAAAGATAAAAAATATCCAAGATATAGAAAATGTAGATTTAATATTAACAACCATCAATATAGACAGCTTTGACTATAAAATACCCTATGTTCACGTTAGTGCCTTCATTAATGAAAAAGATATCGATAACATACTAAAAATAACGAAAACACTAGAAGTGGATGATCAATCTATATTGTAA
- a CDS encoding PTS sugar transporter subunit IIA, with protein sequence MNIRNVLNEKLINLNLQAKTKDEVLNELCHMLYDNGCISDVDTFLKDVYLRENEGETGLGSYIAIPHGKSDAVIKTSIAIGKTPHDVAWESLDDLPVRFIILFAVRMVDKSTVHIKLLAHVSELLADDDLLDQLLKIKSEKELLNLFGNIEED encoded by the coding sequence ATGAATATCAGAAATGTATTGAATGAAAAACTAATTAATTTAAACCTTCAGGCAAAGACGAAAGATGAAGTATTAAATGAACTTTGTCATATGCTTTACGACAATGGTTGTATTTCAGATGTAGATACCTTTTTAAAGGATGTTTATTTAAGAGAAAATGAAGGTGAAACAGGCTTGGGGTCTTACATTGCAATTCCTCATGGAAAATCAGATGCAGTCATTAAAACATCGATTGCCATTGGGAAAACACCTCATGATGTCGCATGGGAGTCTTTAGATGATCTTCCTGTCCGATTCATTATTTTATTTGCCGTCAGAATGGTAGATAAATCGACAGTACATATAAAATTATTAGCTCATGTATCTGAGCTTTTAGCAGATGACGATTTATTAGATCAACTTTTAAAAATCAAGTCAGAAAAAGAACTATTAAATTTATTCGGAAACATAGAAGAGGACTAA